The Epinephelus lanceolatus isolate andai-2023 chromosome 13, ASM4190304v1, whole genome shotgun sequence genomic interval CCACCAGTCCAGGtgaggagcacacacacacacacctgagctgATGGTCTGGTTCATGGTCACTGTCCACTGTGGCTCCTGAATGAGGTCAGAGTAGCCGCCGTCAGACGCCGTAAAGACACCATCAGCCCATTGTCTTTGCTTGGTACAGGATGTTGATGTGAGGAAACTGGCCTTTACAAAAACCTGTGTTCAAATCAAAGAGGTAAGAAACAAGTTCATCAAACAATAAACTCAAATCAAACCAAACGCACGGTGGTGGAAGACGTCTCCACGCTGGTCACGTACTGCAGCACACCTGTCTTTAATCATCCTGAGGTGTCAGGTCAGGTGGTGCGGTGTGTCTCGAACAGTGACGTCTTCCAGGACTTTGCCTCAGTAGTAACACatacataataaatataaacatgcaCATGTTGAAAAACTCCAAACAGTAATTTATTGCATGTAAATTCTTTGATCGTTTTGAACCAGGACCGTCAGTATTCAGATCAAGTACTTCCTGTAAAACAATGAACTTCCTGTCACCGACAGGGATTCTGACATTCAGCACAGTGTTTATGGCTCCACACCGACAGTAGCTGGTTCTGGTTCTGATTGTCCGTATGTACATACACAATGGACAGGATGTCTCGAGGACAACTTGAGGGAATTTtgttaaatttggcacaaacgtccacttggaccgAAGAATAAACtaataagattttggtggtgcgttattcagtctgacgctcgaCACTATACATAAGTCATGATAGTGAGAGACAGATGTTTCAGCAGTTTAATCTGTCGTCATGACGACAGTAGAAATACAGACCTGAGTGTTTGCTTGTTTCTGATTGGTTGACACACACTGGCCTCGTTGAAATGAATAATAGGGTCGTGTTGTCTCAGCTGGACGAACGTCCCGTGTGTGTCTCAGACCACCTGAGACATGTTGACatgttgtctctgtctgtcctcagtgaGTGTATAAAGATCCAGCCCACCGACATCCAGCCGGACGTCTTCAGCTACCTGCTGCACATCATGTACACCGGCATGTGTCCCAAACAGCCCGTGGACCAGAGCCGGCTGCAGGACGGCATCAAGTTCCTGCACGCCTACCAGCTGTGCCGCAAACCCGGCGAGGGCGCCGCCGATGCCGCTGCAGACATGGTGCGCATGTCCAACCTGTACGGTATCCAGATCTCCTCCCAGCTGGCCAACAAGGACGCACCGGGAGTCCCCAAGACCACGGCGGTGTCCCGCGGGGCCCCCGAGGACGGACGCCGGGGAGGTCGGTCCCACTCCCAGCTGTCCCTCGCCGTCGGACTGGAGGGGATCCCGTCAGACCGCCAGGCCTCGACACAACGCAACGTCTGCTCCGTGGCGTCTGGAGACGACTCTGACATCTCGACCCGCATCAAGCAGGAgcgggtggaggaggaggagggggaggaaggcgAGGCGGAGGAGGGGCAGGGGGCGGGGTCTCCCTCTCAGGGAAGCAGTCCCAGTCAGAGCCTCCTGTTTAAGGACCGGCCCCTCATCCTGCTGTGTCCCCGCTGTGGAGAGCGCTGCTCCTCCCCTGAGGACCTGCGGGAGCACCTGTTCAGCCACGCCCTCGACCCCGCCCGCCTGATGGAGGGGCTGCCGCAGGGCGGGGAGCTGGATGCCGGCGGTGAGGAGGGGCCAGCGGGGGCCCAAGAACAGCTGGACGCAGGGTGTCTGGAGGAGGCGCTGAGACAGAGCCAGGCGCTCGCCAACCAGCTGGCCGcggagctgaggaggagccgggggGGAGcgggtggaggaggggggagcagcCCCACCCCCGCCGTCCTGCACTCCCGTAAACGGAAGATCGCCTGCGCCGTCTGCAGCCTGCGCTTCGCCCACAAGAGCCAGCTGCAGGAGCACATGTACACCCACACCGGCAAACCATCCCGCTACCACCGCTACAACCGCCTCTGCAGCCAGCTCTTCCAGGCCTCCGCCCACTTCTGCGAGGGCGCCGCAGAGCCTGGGGGAGGGGGCGGGGCCTCCTCTGGCGTCGCCACGTTCTCTGAGGAGGTCAACAGGGACACTCAGGACAACGGCAGCTCCTGCTACTCCCTGGACTCTGAGATCTCCCAGGAGAGCGTGGACGGCGTTCCTGTGGAGTGATGCGTCGCCACCAGGTGGCGTGACGGAGCACACGGTGGTTCTGTGGGCGGAACCAGCAGACGTTATCTCTGGACTCAGACTGGACTCTGAGCTTTGTGTTGTcgtctgtgtctctgctgctgtctgctggtccggtacctgtgcaggtgtgtgtgtgagtcat includes:
- the zbtb25 gene encoding zinc finger and BTB domain-containing protein 25, which translates into the protein MEVSSHSLFLLQQLNVQREFGFLCDCTVAIGNVYFKAHRAVLAAFSNYFKMIFIHQSSECIKIQPTDIQPDVFSYLLHIMYTGMCPKQPVDQSRLQDGIKFLHAYQLCRKPGEGAADAAADMVRMSNLYGIQISSQLANKDAPGVPKTTAVSRGAPEDGRRGGRSHSQLSLAVGLEGIPSDRQASTQRNVCSVASGDDSDISTRIKQERVEEEEGEEGEAEEGQGAGSPSQGSSPSQSLLFKDRPLILLCPRCGERCSSPEDLREHLFSHALDPARLMEGLPQGGELDAGGEEGPAGAQEQLDAGCLEEALRQSQALANQLAAELRRSRGGAGGGGGSSPTPAVLHSRKRKIACAVCSLRFAHKSQLQEHMYTHTGKPSRYHRYNRLCSQLFQASAHFCEGAAEPGGGGGASSGVATFSEEVNRDTQDNGSSCYSLDSEISQESVDGVPVE